CGACTGATAAAGTCCCACCTTCCGCTTGCCCTCCTCCCCTCAAAACTTTGGGAGGGAAACAACAAAGTGATCTATGTGTCCCGTAGCCCCCTGGACTCCTATGTCTCCCGATATTATCACGGAGTATCTTTTGGTTCCAATTACGGGAAGTCACTGCACCAGTACTTCGATGAGTGGTTGGCCTCTGATGATTTCCCCACGGAGTTCATTGAACACGCCCATGAGTTCTACCAACTGAGGAACGAGCCTTGGGTCTTTTATACCAGCTTTGCAATGATGAAGAAAGATCTGCGAGGAGTGATCAACGATGTCTCCAGATTTCTGAATAAACCCATCAACGATCAGCAAATGGAGAAACTGCTTAAGCATTTGTCCTTCTCGGAAATGAAGAGTTGGAAGCCTATGCGGAAAGAATGATCTCATTGAGCTAAACTAATTTTCTTTTCAGAAAATCCCACCACGAATCATCTGTGGGAGTTGGCCCAAGTGCAACACGAAAATGCTGGTAAAGAAGTTCACCCGTAAGAGAATGTCCCATAGTTTTCCGAAAAACCATTCACTTGTAATCCTCTAGATTCGTGAGACGTGGGGATGTCAATGGCTACAAGGACGAATTGAAACCCGAACAAATTGAGAAGGCCAATGTCCGCATACAAGAGGTTCTTGCGAAGAACGAAGTGACTTTGGACGAACTACTCCTCCTGAAAGATCCGTAAGATACAAATCGagaataataaatataatgtaTTGTATAGCTGTTTTGGCTTAGCTCAGAAGTAGATAACAGATAACGAGAGAGAGCAAATAAAGTAAGATCACGCCGTTTGACCTACAAACACCTTGTTCTTAAAATGTTTATCTAAAGATTCGTTTTAAttgatataaaatatttagagTCCAATATATAAGGCACACGTAGACATAAACTAACTAACACTGAAGGCGGTACAAAAGGATTGAGTCCTAGGCGGTGGAGGTCTCCACCTTCTTGGCGTTGTCCTCCTTGGAGGAGGGACCAGTCTGTGTGATCTGCACTAGGCGTTCAGTCTGCGGAGGAGGCAGCGCCTTCATGGGCGCCTTGATGGTCAGCAGGCCGTCGGAGGAGAGGGAGGATGTGACCGTGTCGGGATTGACATCACCTAGGGAAAGGATCATACACGTTGAGCATACTTCCTTCCTATTGTTGAAGGAATTCGGACTCACTTGGCAGCTGGTAGCGTCTGGAGAACTGGCGGGAGACATATCCGTGCTCGTCCTGCTTCTCCTCGTGCTTTCCCTCCACGATGACGAACTTGTCGGCCACCTTGACGGTGATCTCGGATGGCAAGAACTGCTGCACGTCCAGGATGACCTCGAACTTCTCGCTGTCGATGTTGAGGGTGGATCCGGACTCCTGCTTCTGCAGGCTGTTCGTGTGCCAGGGGCGCAGGTATCCCGATCGCAGCACTGTGGGGCGGGAGTTCCACACGGAGGACATGAGGTCATCCCTCTTCAGTCCCTGACCGAAGTGCTGGTCCAAGAGGCGCGAGGTGCGCATTGGAAAGTCGAGCTCATCCCACCAGTCACGGAACATCAGTGGCACTACGGACATCTGCTTTGATCAAGAAACGAGACGATAATGAGCTAATCACTTCACTTCTTCACTGCACAATAAATTCCGCGTTGGCTTGGTCCTCCCCGTACCTTTTAAGATTCAATTCAATTGGATAAACGCGTCTGCTTCGATTCGCGGCTGCTGCGATTTTGATGGAGCTCCTCGAGCACTCACACGATTTTATACCCTCAACAGATTGTTTACATCTTCCCCCACGGgctaaaaatatgaaaatttatttCCCATCTAAATTTAAACGAGCGTCATTCTAGAGAACATTCTGAACCTATATATGCCAAACACATATCTTCGGTGCGAATCTGCGAGCGATTTCAGCCTGTTTTGTTTGTTACCGTGGGAGTCATGGGATTTGGAGACTCAGGCGGGTGCGATTATGATGATGGTGACCCAAAGAAGATTCTATTAGTCACTGCGCAGACAGGCCTTTTTCGGAGTTAAGCTGATAGTGTTTCCGATTGTTTGTTCCAGAAGAAACACACAGTACTAAAAAGCAAACCTACACAAATTCCCACAGCTTGTATGCAAATTCTGTTCTGTATAATACTTTTTTGAAAAGCGAAAATCCAAAGTGCAAAATGTGTTCTGGAAAATGCCAGAAGAATTTCTCGACACTTTTACGCCCCCTTTTCTCTTTAGATATATAggaattttcataattttctaCCTGTTGAGAGTGTTGATTGGACGCGGCTAATATGAAAATACTTTGGCCACTAAATGACTTTATGAACTATTTTAAGCATCTGCCACTTTTGCTTATTTCTCGCTTTTCCTCTGCTGAGTCATGTCGCGTGCGTTTTCTATCAGACGAAAGAGATGACGTCGCTCAAAACAAAGGAATTTTCAAGCATTGTTTTCAAAATTATACCagcaatttgtttgaattAGTACCGCATCAATCATCAAATTTTACTTCTTAAAATATATCATTGCATCaatatatgaaaaataaagTGCCGCCCTCTAGTGTTCAGATCTAATTTAACTTTAGAACCGTGCGCCATAAGATACAAGTGATAGTTCAGTTCGTTGGATACAAATATCTTCTTTTGATTTATTGTTAAAGGTTTGCTAAAAGGGTTGT
This genomic interval from Drosophila mauritiana strain mau12 chromosome 2R, ASM438214v1, whole genome shotgun sequence contains the following:
- the LOC117138410 gene encoding protein lethal(2)essential for life; this encodes MSVVPLMFRDWWDELDFPMRTSRLLDQHFGQGLKRDDLMSSVWNSRPTVLRSGYLRPWHTNSLQKQESGSTLNIDSEKFEVILDVQQFLPSEITVKVADKFVIVEGKHEEKQDEHGYVSRQFSRRYQLPSDVNPDTVTSSLSSDGLLTIKAPMKALPPPQTERLVQITQTGPSSKEDNAKKVETSTA